The following proteins are co-located in the Salinigranum halophilum genome:
- a CDS encoding ABC transporter permease — MMGFLAGVLDATVRAATPLILASLGELISERGGVLNLGVEGMMLVGALAGFATTVVTGDPYLGFAVGTLAGAGLATVHAVLCVSLKADQVISGVMLTLLGTGLTTYFGQSWVSNSIEGMPQVLLPVVGPLLVDLPLVGEALFRNTPTDYLAVALVPVVWYVLTRTNLGLELTAVGEDPETADTMGVSVFRMRYLAVLVGGAFAGAAGAHLSVAFSKLWVTGMVAGRGWIAIALVIFAGWRPTRAFVGAYLFGGLEALALRSQSLDVSVGAAFPAADGVNGLLSVVTHPIIMETYPYLVTILVLVVTSRGALAKRVGAPTALLEPYSREAD, encoded by the coding sequence ATGATGGGCTTTCTCGCGGGCGTCCTCGACGCCACCGTTCGGGCGGCGACACCGCTCATCCTCGCCTCGTTAGGTGAACTCATCTCCGAGCGCGGCGGCGTCCTCAACCTCGGCGTCGAGGGGATGATGCTCGTCGGCGCGCTGGCCGGGTTCGCCACGACGGTCGTCACGGGCGACCCCTACCTCGGCTTCGCGGTCGGGACGCTCGCCGGCGCGGGTCTCGCGACGGTCCACGCCGTCCTCTGTGTCTCGTTGAAGGCCGACCAGGTCATCAGCGGCGTGATGCTCACCCTGCTGGGCACGGGCCTGACGACCTACTTCGGCCAGTCGTGGGTGTCGAACTCCATCGAGGGGATGCCGCAGGTCCTCCTGCCCGTCGTCGGCCCCCTCCTCGTCGACCTGCCGCTGGTCGGCGAGGCGCTCTTCCGCAACACGCCCACCGACTACCTCGCGGTGGCGCTCGTCCCCGTCGTCTGGTACGTCCTCACGCGGACGAACCTCGGGCTCGAACTCACCGCGGTCGGAGAGGACCCCGAGACCGCGGACACGATGGGTGTCTCGGTCTTCCGGATGCGCTATCTCGCCGTGCTTGTCGGCGGGGCGTTCGCGGGTGCCGCCGGCGCGCACCTCTCGGTCGCCTTCTCGAAGCTGTGGGTGACGGGGATGGTCGCCGGCCGGGGCTGGATCGCCATCGCGCTCGTCATCTTCGCCGGCTGGCGACCGACCCGGGCGTTCGTCGGCGCGTACCTCTTCGGGGGGCTGGAGGCGCTCGCACTCCGCTCGCAGTCGCTCGACGTCTCCGTCGGTGCCGCGTTCCCCGCGGCCGACGGCGTGAACGGTCTGCTCTCGGTGGTGACCCACCCCATCATCATGGAGACGTACCCGTACCTCGTGACGATCCTCGTCCTCGTCGTGACGAGCCGCGGCGCACTCGCGAAGCGGGTGGGTGCGCCGACGGCGCTGTTAGAGCCGTACAGTCGCGAAGCCGACTGA
- the hpt gene encoding hypoxanthine/guanine phosphoribosyltransferase codes for MDRLRRSFDEAPIIEKEGGYQYVVHPISNGVPMLRPELLREVVVGVMRVADLERVDKIVTPEAMGIHISTAVSLMTDIPLVVIRKRQYGLAGEVSLHQQTGYSESEMYINDVEAGDRVLVLDDLLSTGGTLAAVTEALTDIGADIVDTVVVVRKADTDSEMDDREHDVVSLIDIELVDGEVVVRDEYRRQ; via the coding sequence ATGGACCGACTTCGCCGGTCGTTCGACGAAGCGCCGATCATCGAGAAGGAGGGCGGCTACCAGTACGTCGTCCACCCCATCAGCAACGGCGTCCCGATGCTTCGCCCCGAACTCCTCCGTGAGGTCGTCGTCGGTGTCATGCGCGTCGCCGACCTCGAACGGGTCGACAAGATCGTCACGCCGGAGGCGATGGGTATCCACATCTCCACCGCGGTCTCGCTCATGACCGACATCCCCCTCGTCGTCATCCGAAAGCGCCAGTACGGTCTCGCGGGCGAGGTGTCGCTCCACCAGCAGACCGGCTACTCGGAGTCGGAGATGTACATCAACGACGTCGAGGCGGGCGACCGCGTCCTCGTCCTCGACGACCTCCTCTCGACGGGCGGGACGCTCGCCGCGGTGACCGAGGCGCTCACCGACATCGGGGCCGACATCGTCGACACGGTCGTCGTCGTCCGGAAGGCCGACACCGACAGCGAGATGGACGACAGAGAACACGACGTCGTCTCGCTCATCGACATCGAACTCGTCGACGGCGAGGTCGTCGTCCGTGACGAGTACCGCCGTCAGTAA
- the sucC gene encoding ADP-forming succinate--CoA ligase subunit beta codes for MRLHEYQAKGVFADAGIPVPDSRLASSVDEVVAAVEDIGFPAAIKAQVHVGGRGKAGGIKIATDVEEAREYADDILGMDLKGYHVDRVLVEAGVDFEDELYVGVTMDRGEGRPVAMVSEKGGVDIEAVAEETPEAIAREHVDPAFGMHPFQARKAVYDAGIDRDIARQVSSILTTLYDLWEDTDASDAEINPLMVTSEREVVAADAVLNVDDDALFRHPDLAEMEDEAAGDELEAKANKYGFDYVRLSGNVGIIGNGAGLVMTTLDLVDYYGGEPANFLDIGGGAKAERVTNALDMVFSDPNVDSVVFNIFGGITRGDEVAKGINEALEAFDEIPKPVVVRLAGTNATEGMEILNTELVQVEETLEDAVQRAVKNAEEVSQ; via the coding sequence ATGCGACTTCACGAGTACCAGGCGAAGGGTGTCTTCGCCGACGCCGGGATTCCCGTACCGGACTCTCGACTCGCTTCGAGTGTCGACGAGGTGGTTGCGGCGGTCGAAGACATCGGCTTCCCTGCCGCGATCAAGGCGCAGGTGCACGTCGGCGGCCGCGGGAAGGCCGGCGGCATCAAAATCGCCACAGACGTCGAAGAGGCCCGAGAGTACGCCGACGACATCCTCGGGATGGACCTCAAGGGCTATCACGTCGACCGCGTCCTCGTCGAGGCCGGGGTCGACTTCGAGGACGAACTGTACGTCGGTGTGACGATGGACCGCGGCGAGGGGCGGCCCGTCGCGATGGTCTCCGAGAAGGGGGGCGTCGACATCGAGGCCGTCGCCGAGGAGACGCCCGAGGCCATCGCCCGCGAGCACGTCGACCCCGCGTTCGGGATGCACCCGTTCCAGGCCCGGAAGGCGGTGTACGATGCCGGCATCGACCGCGACATCGCACGCCAGGTGTCGAGTATCCTGACGACGCTGTACGACCTCTGGGAGGACACGGACGCCTCCGACGCCGAAATCAATCCGCTGATGGTGACGAGCGAGCGAGAGGTCGTCGCCGCGGACGCCGTCCTCAACGTCGACGACGACGCGCTCTTCCGACACCCCGACCTCGCGGAGATGGAAGACGAGGCCGCCGGCGACGAGCTGGAGGCGAAGGCGAACAAGTACGGCTTCGACTACGTCCGCCTGTCGGGCAACGTCGGTATCATCGGCAACGGTGCGGGCCTCGTCATGACGACGCTCGACCTCGTCGACTACTACGGAGGAGAACCCGCCAACTTCCTCGACATCGGCGGCGGCGCGAAGGCCGAGCGCGTGACGAACGCGCTCGACATGGTGTTTTCGGACCCGAACGTCGACAGCGTGGTGTTCAACATCTTCGGCGGTATCACGCGCGGTGACGAGGTGGCGAAAGGCATCAACGAGGCGCTCGAAGCGTTCGACGAGATTCCGAAACCCGTCGTCGTCCGCCTCGCCGGGACCAACGCCACGGAGGGCATGGAGATTCTGAACACCGAACTCGTACAGGTCGAAGAGACGCTCGAGGACGCGGTCCAGCGGGCAGTGAAGAACGCCGAGGAGGTCAGCCAATGA
- the sucD gene encoding succinate--CoA ligase subunit alpha gives MSILVDDDTRVVVQGITGGEGSFHTEQMMEYGTNVVAGAVPGKGGQEVKGVPVYDTVHDAVAEEDADASVVFVPPAFAADAMFEALDTDLDLVVAITEGVPTQDMAKVYRRLGETDTHLIGPNCPGIITPGEAKLGILPGNIFSDGNVGLVSRSGTLTYQVVDNLTQRGIGQTTAIGIGGDPIIGTSFVDALELFEADTETEAVVMCGEIGGEDEEQAAKFISEHMDTPVAGFIAGRTAPPGKRMGHAGAIVSGSGTGTAESKIDALNDAGAPVGDTPEEVADHIERFLS, from the coding sequence ATGAGCATCCTAGTCGACGACGACACGCGCGTCGTGGTACAGGGCATCACCGGCGGTGAGGGGTCGTTCCACACCGAGCAGATGATGGAGTACGGCACGAACGTCGTGGCGGGCGCGGTGCCCGGCAAGGGCGGCCAGGAAGTGAAGGGCGTCCCCGTCTACGACACCGTCCACGACGCCGTCGCGGAAGAAGACGCCGACGCGTCGGTCGTGTTCGTCCCGCCGGCGTTCGCCGCGGACGCGATGTTCGAGGCGCTCGACACCGATCTGGACCTCGTGGTCGCCATCACCGAGGGCGTCCCGACGCAGGACATGGCGAAGGTCTACCGGCGACTGGGCGAGACCGACACCCACCTCATCGGCCCGAACTGTCCGGGCATCATCACGCCCGGCGAGGCGAAACTGGGCATCCTGCCCGGCAACATCTTCTCCGACGGCAACGTCGGACTGGTCTCGCGGTCGGGCACCCTCACCTACCAGGTCGTCGACAACCTCACCCAGCGCGGTATCGGCCAGACGACGGCCATCGGCATCGGTGGCGACCCCATCATCGGGACGTCGTTCGTCGACGCCCTCGAACTGTTCGAGGCCGACACCGAGACCGAGGCCGTCGTGATGTGCGGCGAAATCGGCGGCGAGGACGAAGAGCAGGCGGCGAAGTTCATCTCCGAGCACATGGACACGCCGGTCGCCGGCTTCATCGCGGGCCGAACCGCACCCCCGGGCAAGCGGATGGGCCACGCCGGCGCCATCGTCAGCGGAAGTGGCACGGGAACGGCCGAATCGAAGATCGACGCGCTCAACGACGCGGGCGCGCCGGTCGGCGACACCCCCGAGGAAGTGGCCGACCACATCGAACGGTTCCTCTCGTAA
- a CDS encoding ABC transporter ATP-binding protein: MPRTDEDAPFLEMRGIRKTFPGVVANDDVDFRVRRGEIHGLLGENGAGKSTLMKVLYGLYRPDAGEVRLDGERLDLESPADAIDAGIGMVHQHFMLVPRLSVVENVVLGEREPAAWAPDSGPLGRLSRWLSLGLDGPRREVRALADEYGIAVDPDAKVWELDVGQQQRVEILKALYRDVDLLVLDEPTAVLTPSEAREVFATLRRLADEGLSVVFITHKLEEVMAVTDRVTVLRDGQQIETVDTDRVTRADLAESMVGREVLFSVDRESRRPGEAVLSTSDLRAEDERGVTTLDGVDIEVRENEVVGVAGVSGNGQRELAECLVGLREPTTGAVAVDGDDLTGAGPKAFIDRGVSFVPEDRHRYGCAPDLSVMHNAAAKVYRGEEFGNAGLLDHGRVRAYAETLVEEFDVRGVGQVDGVAAGDLSGGNLQKLVLGRELHRDPRALVAHQPTRGVDVGAIESIRTRLLDQRDAGTGVLLLSEDLDELFDLSDRLCVLYEGRVVFETTPAETTPEAVGLWMTGGPDETDSTARRADATPAADGGER, encoded by the coding sequence ATGCCGAGGACAGACGAGGACGCACCGTTCCTCGAGATGCGAGGAATCCGGAAGACGTTCCCCGGCGTCGTCGCCAACGACGACGTCGACTTCCGGGTTCGCCGCGGGGAGATACACGGGCTGCTCGGCGAGAACGGGGCCGGGAAGAGCACGCTGATGAAGGTGCTCTACGGGCTCTACCGCCCCGACGCCGGCGAGGTTCGCCTCGACGGCGAGCGGCTCGACCTCGAGTCGCCGGCCGACGCCATCGACGCCGGCATCGGGATGGTCCACCAGCACTTCATGCTCGTTCCACGGCTCTCCGTCGTCGAGAACGTCGTCCTGGGCGAACGCGAGCCTGCGGCGTGGGCACCGGATTCGGGGCCGCTCGGTCGGCTCTCGCGGTGGCTCTCGCTCGGACTCGACGGGCCGCGCCGGGAGGTACGGGCGCTCGCCGACGAGTACGGCATCGCCGTCGACCCCGACGCGAAGGTGTGGGAACTCGACGTCGGCCAGCAACAGCGTGTCGAGATACTGAAGGCGCTCTACCGGGACGTCGACCTCCTCGTGCTCGACGAGCCCACCGCCGTCCTCACGCCGTCGGAGGCACGCGAGGTGTTCGCGACCCTCCGGCGACTCGCCGACGAGGGGCTCTCCGTCGTCTTCATCACCCACAAGCTCGAGGAGGTGATGGCGGTGACCGACCGCGTGACCGTCCTCCGCGACGGACAGCAGATCGAGACGGTCGACACCGACCGCGTGACCCGCGCGGACCTCGCCGAGTCGATGGTCGGCCGGGAGGTGCTCTTCTCGGTGGACCGCGAGTCGCGTCGGCCGGGCGAGGCGGTCCTCTCGACGTCGGACCTCCGAGCCGAGGACGAACGCGGCGTCACGACGCTCGACGGCGTCGACATCGAGGTCAGGGAGAACGAGGTCGTCGGCGTCGCCGGCGTCAGCGGGAACGGCCAGCGCGAACTCGCGGAGTGTCTGGTCGGGCTGCGCGAGCCGACCACGGGAGCGGTCGCGGTCGACGGGGACGACCTCACCGGTGCCGGGCCGAAGGCGTTCATCGACCGCGGGGTCTCGTTCGTCCCCGAGGACCGCCACCGCTACGGTTGTGCGCCCGACCTGAGCGTGATGCACAACGCCGCCGCGAAGGTCTACCGTGGCGAGGAGTTCGGCAACGCCGGGCTCCTCGACCACGGCCGCGTCCGCGCCTACGCGGAGACGCTCGTCGAGGAGTTCGACGTCCGCGGCGTCGGCCAGGTCGACGGGGTCGCCGCCGGCGACCTCTCGGGCGGGAACCTCCAGAAGCTCGTGTTGGGCCGCGAACTCCACCGTGACCCACGCGCCCTCGTCGCCCACCAGCCGACCCGCGGCGTCGACGTCGGTGCCATCGAGTCGATCCGGACGCGCCTTCTCGACCAGCGCGATGCGGGCACCGGCGTCCTCCTCCTCTCCGAAGACCTCGACGAGCTGTTCGACCTCTCCGACAGGCTCTGCGTGCTGTACGAGGGGCGGGTCGTCTTCGAGACGACGCCCGCCGAGACCACCCCCGAAGCGGTCGGCCTGTGGATGACCGGCGGCCCGGACGAGACCGACTCGACCGCGCGGCGGGCCGACGCCACACCGGCGGCCGACGGGGGTGAGCGCTGA
- the msrA gene encoding peptide-methionine (S)-S-oxide reductase MsrA, which produces MATHHATFGGGCFWCVEAALKELDGVSEVTSGYAAGDTENPTYKAVCSGQTGHAEVVQVAYDPSVISYEELLEVFFTIHDPTQLNRQGPDVGSQYRSIVLSHDDEQARLADAYIEALDEEYDDAVVTELEPLETFYEAEEYHQDYFEKNPNDAYCSFHAAPKVEKVREKFATKVKQA; this is translated from the coding sequence ATGGCAACCCACCACGCCACCTTCGGCGGCGGCTGTTTCTGGTGTGTCGAGGCGGCGCTGAAAGAGCTCGACGGCGTCAGCGAGGTCACCTCGGGATACGCCGCCGGCGACACCGAGAACCCGACGTACAAGGCGGTCTGCTCGGGACAGACGGGCCACGCGGAGGTGGTCCAGGTCGCATACGACCCGAGCGTCATCTCCTACGAGGAACTCCTGGAGGTGTTCTTCACTATCCACGACCCGACTCAGCTCAATCGACAGGGCCCCGACGTGGGGAGTCAGTACCGCTCTATCGTCCTCTCGCACGACGACGAGCAGGCGCGCCTGGCGGACGCGTACATCGAGGCGCTCGACGAGGAGTACGACGACGCCGTCGTGACCGAACTCGAACCGCTGGAGACGTTCTACGAGGCCGAGGAGTACCACCAGGACTACTTCGAGAAGAACCCGAACGACGCGTACTGCTCCTTCCACGCCGCACCGAAGGTCGAGAAGGTGCGCGAGAAGTTCGCGACGAAAGTGAAACAGGCCTGA
- a CDS encoding zinc ribbon domain-containing protein, with the protein MELSIAFRLLVAAFCIVAPSLLFIGFVRVLDRMRDDALVDRIMERVDEQPSGAPGPAAVLTGGAVSGPAESDLVTCSSCGLPNPGFAGYCGNCLSSLKKANS; encoded by the coding sequence ATGGAACTGAGTATTGCCTTCAGACTACTCGTGGCGGCGTTCTGCATCGTCGCCCCCTCACTGCTGTTCATCGGGTTCGTCCGCGTGCTCGACCGGATGCGCGACGACGCGCTGGTGGACCGCATCATGGAGCGAGTCGACGAGCAACCCTCCGGAGCCCCGGGCCCTGCGGCCGTGCTGACTGGCGGGGCCGTCTCGGGGCCCGCGGAGTCGGACCTCGTCACCTGTTCGTCCTGTGGGCTTCCGAACCCCGGCTTCGCCGGCTACTGTGGAAACTGCCTCTCGTCGCTCAAGAAGGCCAACAGCTGA
- a CDS encoding CBS domain-containing protein — protein sequence MQVRDVMTAGCVTVPSSATLADCVTRMLMAGTGSVIVDDDGPLGIVTESDVLSAAQDIDEPLSAIPAHVAMSHPVERIEPTATVRKAAERMQTLDIKKLLVARGFDPVGVVTVTDLVWHFSDFQREAGRLALKGNAWEHGE from the coding sequence ATGCAGGTCCGAGATGTGATGACGGCGGGTTGTGTAACGGTCCCGTCGTCGGCGACGCTGGCCGACTGTGTCACCCGGATGCTCATGGCGGGCACGGGGAGTGTCATCGTCGACGACGATGGGCCACTCGGCATCGTGACCGAGAGCGACGTTCTCAGCGCGGCGCAGGACATCGACGAACCACTGTCGGCGATTCCTGCCCACGTGGCGATGTCACACCCGGTCGAACGCATCGAACCCACGGCGACGGTCAGGAAGGCGGCCGAGCGGATGCAGACCCTCGACATCAAGAAACTGCTCGTCGCCCGCGGGTTCGACCCGGTCGGCGTGGTGACAGTGACCGACCTCGTGTGGCACTTCTCGGACTTCCAGCGCGAGGCCGGCCGACTCGCCCTCAAAGGCAACGCCTGGGAGCACGGCGAGTAG
- a CDS encoding BMP family ABC transporter substrate-binding protein yields the protein MARKHAVDRRSVLKSLGVAGTAGLAGLAGCTGGSGGTGGSEGSGSSDSTESSSGADGSGGGSETVKAAWIYNSEVGDLGWSWAHNEGRKAAAERFDWLETDYSEAVAPADAERVVREYTMNGYDIVFGGTFEYMDPMLAVAEENPDTLYEHCAGYKTADNMGRYFGRMYEARYLAGVAAGMVTEADSLGYVAAFPIPEVVRGINAYAAGAASVNESASVRVQWVNSWFDPPKEREAAQALIDGGVDVMAQHQDSPAAVRAAADAGIWATGYDAPMGEFAGENYLTSPIWHWEVFYEPTLQAVNEGSWESDAYWGGLTDGIVDVDEWGPAVPDEVKSTVQSEREALEAGDLDVWADTAFAGDSDASLFGEMSSYVDNVEGSVPNN from the coding sequence ATGGCTCGGAAACACGCGGTCGACAGACGGAGCGTACTGAAATCTCTCGGCGTCGCCGGCACCGCCGGTCTCGCGGGTCTCGCCGGATGCACCGGCGGTTCTGGAGGCACTGGTGGCTCCGAGGGGTCGGGGAGTTCGGACAGCACCGAGAGTTCGAGCGGCGCTGACGGTTCCGGCGGCGGGTCGGAGACGGTCAAGGCCGCGTGGATCTACAACTCCGAGGTCGGTGACCTCGGCTGGTCGTGGGCGCACAACGAGGGTCGAAAGGCGGCCGCCGAGCGGTTCGACTGGCTCGAGACCGACTACTCGGAAGCCGTCGCGCCGGCGGACGCCGAGCGGGTCGTCCGCGAGTACACGATGAACGGGTACGACATCGTCTTCGGCGGGACCTTCGAGTACATGGACCCGATGCTCGCCGTCGCCGAAGAGAACCCCGACACGCTGTACGAACACTGTGCGGGCTACAAGACCGCCGACAACATGGGGCGGTACTTCGGGCGGATGTACGAGGCGCGCTATCTCGCGGGCGTCGCCGCCGGGATGGTCACCGAGGCCGACTCGCTGGGGTACGTCGCGGCGTTCCCCATCCCGGAGGTCGTCCGCGGCATCAACGCCTACGCCGCCGGCGCGGCCTCGGTGAACGAGTCGGCGTCCGTCCGGGTGCAGTGGGTCAACTCCTGGTTCGACCCGCCGAAAGAACGCGAGGCCGCACAGGCGCTCATCGACGGCGGCGTCGACGTGATGGCCCAGCACCAAGACTCGCCCGCCGCGGTCCGCGCGGCGGCCGACGCGGGCATCTGGGCGACGGGGTACGACGCCCCGATGGGCGAGTTCGCCGGCGAGAACTACCTCACCTCCCCCATCTGGCACTGGGAGGTGTTCTACGAACCCACTCTGCAGGCCGTCAACGAGGGTTCGTGGGAGTCGGACGCCTACTGGGGCGGACTCACCGACGGTATCGTCGACGTCGACGAGTGGGGACCGGCGGTCCCCGACGAGGTCAAGAGCACCGTCCAGTCCGAGCGTGAGGCCCTCGAGGCCGGCGACCTCGACGTGTGGGCCGACACGGCGTTCGCGGGCGATTCGGACGCGTCCCTCTTCGGCGAGATGTCGAGTTACGTCGACAACGTCGAGGGGAGCGTCCCGAACAACTGA
- a CDS encoding ABC transporter permease, whose amino-acid sequence MRVELEARTDQPRWLTYGTPVVTVLAALAVGAVALVALGVNPIDAYETMFVGTLTSTFGVTETLVKAVPLVLTGLAVYVPLKAGLWNIGAEGQLYIGAVVGTWVGLNVDAGFLVLVPLALFGAGLAGGLYGAVPGYLRARYGVNEIIVSLMLTFVGVRVASYLVRGPMRGGEGNFPVSAVLPDAAQLPTLGGTSLHAGVLVTLVLVGVVAVVVSRTRTGFEVTFVGSNADAARGMGMHTARLYVFVFAVGGALAGLAGSMEIMGVQERLRPEFSPGYGFTAIPIALLGRNGAVRVLLAGLFFALLFVGGSSMEVAFGVPAALVDVVQALVVLFLITAEFFKRYRVSLVVGEPVVGGGPEV is encoded by the coding sequence ATGCGGGTCGAACTCGAAGCGCGGACCGACCAGCCGCGGTGGCTCACCTACGGGACGCCCGTCGTGACCGTCCTCGCCGCGCTCGCCGTCGGTGCCGTGGCGCTCGTCGCCCTCGGCGTGAACCCCATCGACGCCTACGAGACGATGTTCGTCGGAACGCTCACCTCGACGTTCGGCGTGACGGAGACGCTCGTGAAAGCCGTCCCGCTCGTCCTCACCGGACTCGCGGTGTACGTCCCCCTGAAGGCGGGGCTGTGGAACATCGGGGCCGAGGGGCAACTGTACATCGGCGCTGTCGTCGGGACGTGGGTCGGGCTGAACGTCGACGCCGGCTTCCTCGTCCTCGTCCCGCTGGCGCTCTTCGGGGCGGGTCTCGCGGGGGGGCTGTACGGAGCGGTCCCCGGCTATCTCCGCGCGAGATACGGCGTCAACGAGATCATCGTCTCGCTCATGCTCACCTTCGTCGGCGTCCGCGTGGCGAGCTACCTGGTCCGCGGACCGATGCGCGGCGGCGAGGGGAACTTCCCCGTCAGCGCCGTGCTCCCCGACGCCGCGCAGTTGCCCACGCTCGGCGGGACGTCCCTGCACGCGGGCGTGCTGGTCACGCTCGTCCTCGTCGGCGTGGTCGCCGTCGTGGTCTCTCGAACGCGGACCGGCTTCGAGGTCACCTTCGTCGGCTCGAACGCCGACGCGGCCCGCGGGATGGGGATGCACACCGCCCGGCTGTACGTGTTCGTCTTCGCCGTCGGCGGCGCGCTTGCCGGGCTCGCCGGGTCGATGGAGATCATGGGCGTCCAAGAACGGCTCCGCCCCGAGTTCTCCCCGGGCTACGGCTTCACCGCCATCCCAATCGCGCTGCTCGGGCGTAACGGCGCCGTCCGCGTCCTGCTCGCGGGGCTGTTCTTCGCGCTGTTGTTCGTGGGCGGCTCGTCGATGGAGGTCGCCTTCGGCGTCCCCGCGGCGCTCGTCGACGTCGTCCAGGCGCTCGTCGTCCTCTTTCTCATCACCGCGGAGTTCTTCAAACGCTATCGGGTGTCGCTCGTGGTCGGTGAGCCCGTCGTCGGCGGGGGGCCGGAGGTATGA
- a CDS encoding lipopolysaccharide biosynthesis protein — protein sequence MRRLLHTLRSVLLPEGDLATRSVRSGAWELGLNLGTRGLELVVLVVLARLLTPADFGLIGIALLTFGGVNRLTRLGLDEALIYNADEDVDRYLDTAWTLSVVRGCALGAFIFLVAPVVAGVFGEPRAADVIRGIALVPVITGLRNPAALYFVKELQFHRQFVYRFSGSFVDFGVALAFALAFRSVWALVFGYLAGEATRLLASYLLHSYRPALRPDRALATEMLGYGKWITANNGLAFLLGKGDDVFVGWYLSATALGLYQVAFRTASAPATEVTKTISNVLFSTYAKLQGDDAALRRTFVRTMQLVSVVSFPMAVGIVVVAPAFIEGVLGPQWLPATGAMQLLAVYGLLVSLTAAFHQIWKALGRPDYVTRVGTVRLVALALVIVPATAAFGITGTAAAVAGVYVFVALPVDLFLMHRLIGVGPRRLAAEVAVPFTASVGMAATTLLVRASVAGVPAVVELVLLVAVGGASYAVLLVGLDRRFSWGLRGNLRVVSGAFGRSG from the coding sequence ATGCGCCGTCTCCTCCACACTCTCCGTTCGGTTCTACTCCCCGAGGGCGACCTCGCGACCCGGAGCGTCCGCTCCGGGGCGTGGGAACTCGGGCTCAACCTCGGCACCCGGGGGCTCGAACTGGTCGTTCTCGTCGTCCTCGCACGCCTCCTCACCCCCGCCGACTTCGGGCTCATCGGTATCGCACTGCTCACCTTCGGCGGGGTCAACCGCCTCACCCGCCTCGGTCTCGACGAGGCGCTCATCTACAACGCCGACGAGGACGTCGACCGCTACCTCGACACCGCGTGGACGCTCAGCGTCGTCCGCGGCTGTGCCCTCGGGGCGTTCATCTTCCTCGTCGCGCCGGTCGTCGCCGGCGTCTTCGGCGAACCGCGGGCAGCGGACGTCATCCGCGGCATCGCGCTCGTCCCGGTCATCACGGGGCTGCGGAACCCCGCGGCGCTGTACTTCGTGAAGGAGCTCCAGTTCCACCGGCAGTTCGTCTACCGCTTCTCGGGGTCGTTCGTCGACTTCGGCGTCGCGCTCGCGTTCGCACTCGCGTTCAGGAGCGTCTGGGCGCTCGTCTTCGGCTACCTCGCGGGTGAGGCGACACGGCTGCTCGCGTCGTACCTCCTCCACTCGTACCGCCCAGCCCTCCGCCCCGACCGCGCGCTCGCCACCGAGATGCTCGGCTACGGCAAGTGGATCACCGCGAACAACGGCCTCGCGTTCCTCCTCGGCAAGGGTGACGACGTCTTCGTCGGCTGGTACCTCTCCGCGACGGCGCTCGGGCTCTACCAGGTCGCGTTCCGCACCGCGAGCGCGCCCGCCACCGAGGTCACGAAGACCATCTCGAACGTCCTCTTTTCGACCTACGCGAAGCTTCAGGGCGACGACGCGGCGCTCCGCCGCACGTTCGTCCGTACGATGCAGCTGGTGAGCGTCGTCTCGTTCCCCATGGCCGTCGGCATCGTCGTCGTCGCGCCCGCGTTCATCGAGGGCGTCCTCGGCCCGCAGTGGCTCCCCGCGACGGGTGCGATGCAGTTGCTCGCCGTCTACGGCCTGCTCGTCTCGCTGACGGCGGCGTTCCACCAGATATGGAAGGCGCTCGGCCGACCGGACTACGTCACCCGCGTCGGGACCGTCCGCCTCGTGGCGCTCGCGCTCGTCATCGTCCCCGCGACGGCCGCCTTCGGTATCACCGGGACGGCCGCGGCGGTGGCCGGCGTCTACGTGTTCGTGGCGCTCCCGGTCGACCTGTTCTTGATGCACCGACTCATCGGCGTCGGCCCCCGACGACTCGCCGCGGAGGTGGCCGTCCCGTTCACCGCGAGCGTCGGCATGGCTGCCACCACGCTCCTCGTCCGTGCGTCCGTCGCCGGCGTCCCCGCCGTCGTCGAACTGGTCCTCCTGGTCGCCGTCGGCGGGGCGTCGTACGCCGTCCTGCTCGTCGGCCTCGACCGGCGGTTCTCGTGGGGGCTCCGCGGCAACCTCCGCGTGGTCTCGGGCGCGTTCGGCCGCTCCGGCTGA